Below is a window of Aerococcus viridans DNA.
AGCGTCACCAGCAGTTTCTGCAGCAGCACCAGTTGATGCTAAAGCAACTTCTGGGTTGTAAGCTAATACGATAGCAATTAAGATACCAGCTACAACGAATATTAAGTTAGTAGTTAATGATTTTTTGTAACGATTTTTTGTTTTTTTTCCTGTGTAGAAGTAACCAAATGGTAAAACAAAACCCAATACGAAAGTTGCAACCATTGTCAGTTTAATTAATAATTCTGTTGTCATTTTTATTTTCTCCTTTAATCTTTAATCCAAATATTTTTAAATTCAATACCGTCGCCACGATAGAAGTGACTGAAAATTTCATAAAATTCAAGACGTA
It encodes the following:
- a CDS encoding ATP synthase subunit C, whose product is MTTELLIKLTMVATFVLGFVLPFGYFYTGKKTKNRYKKSLTTNLIFVVAGILIAIVLAYNPEVALASTGAAAETAGDAAGLATGLGYIAAALSTGLSCVGGGIAVASAASAALGAISEDGSIFGRSLIFVGLAEGVALYGLIISFMILGQL